One window from the genome of Cottoperca gobio chromosome 15, fCotGob3.1, whole genome shotgun sequence encodes:
- the LOC115019974 gene encoding LOW QUALITY PROTEIN: C-X-C motif chemokine 11-like (The sequence of the model RefSeq protein was modified relative to this genomic sequence to represent the inferred CDS: deleted 1 base in 1 codon) has protein sequence MKLYPQSVCQLAILSLCYVLITVRESDSTFVPGRCLCPEMQPGVRGQLKELTVYPKSPSCNKVTVIVTLKSNNNPVCLNPEAPMGKQLVRCWNRSEKLGRDVRLCLKRRRRGKGGQRQQSRQRSRGQNRKASSSNSQ, from the exons ATGAAGCTTTAtcctcagtcagtctgtcagctCGCCATCCTGAGCCTCTGCTATGTACTGATCACAG tgagagagtcagacagCACGTTTGTCCCGGGAAGATGTTTGTGTCCGGAGATGCAACCAGGCGTAAGGGGACAACTGAAAGAGCTCACAGTTTACCCCAAAAGCCCCAGCTGTAACAAAGTCACAGTAAT AGTGACACTGAAGAGTAACAATAACCCCGTGTGTCTAAATCCAGAGGCACCGATGGGAAAACAGCTGGTTCGCTGCTGGAATAG GAGTGAGAAGTTGGGTCGTGATGTGAGGCTGTgcctgaagaggaggaggagggggaaaggAGGTCAGCGCCAGCAG TCTCGACAGAGGAGCCGAGGTCAGAACAGGAAAGCCTCATCCTCTAACTCCCAATAG
- the tmem72 gene encoding transmembrane protein 72 — MGNSESVWWIVVECACRILGVSTATVLCAVGVETLQQGEFNSLGIYLVVSSVGIMMFELAFFLDTLLLMCLPCPPNWQLFVLWGKMARVGGFHKFLYYSIMSVVCFLHPVLVWHAIIPGTMLLVTAFFNFLLSKKTKIKSPKRPQESHSDQGPTTVCVTEGAASNSTVSFFHVVMGRRGGGDRCLGPGERGESVQGMLELEQTAAPKGTDRERRRWIEKRLISLRGREEPVEREMEEMDRYCEPEPDTTSDTAPMITD, encoded by the exons ATGGGGAACTCAgagagtgtttggtggattgtAGTGGAGTGCGCCTGCAGGATACTCGGTGTTTCTACAGCAACAG TGTTGTGTGCTGTGGGAGTGGAGACCCTGCAACAGGGAGAATTCAACAGCCTCGGCATCTACCTAGT AGTGTCATCTGTTGGCATCATGATGTTTGAGCTGGCCTTTTTCCTGGACACGCTTCTGTTAATGTGTCTGCC CTGTCCTCCAAACTGgcagctgtttgtgttgtggggGAAGATGGCTCGAGTCGGAGGCTTCCATAAATTCCTCTATTACTCCATAATGTCAGTGGTCTGCTTCTTGCACCCTGTGTTGGTGTGGCATGCAATCATCCCAG GGACAATGCTTCTGGTGACAGCTTTTTTCAACTTCCTACTaagcaagaaaacaaagatCAAATCTCCAAAAAGGCCACAAGAGAGCCACAGCGACCAAGGTCCGACCACTGTCTGTGTGACAGAAGGGGCAGCCTCGAACAGCACGGTCTCATTCTTTCACGTGGTGATGGGAAGGAGAGGGGGTGGAGACCGCTGCCTTGGcccaggagagagaggagagagcgtcCAGGGCATGCTGGAGTTGGAGCAGACAGCAGCACCTAAaggcacagacagagagaggaggaggtggataGAGAAGAGACTGATAAGCTTGAGAGGTAGAGAGGAgcctgtggagagagagatggaggagatggaCCGATACTgtgagccagagccagacaccaCCTCAGACACTGCGCCTATGATTACTGACTGA